AGGATTTCCTAACCCACTAAGACAAGTTGGACATACCCCAGAGGGGTTAGATTGATGTAGCTTAAAAATCCCAACTACATCCTGAGGTTGTATACCTGCTTTCTCGACTGCCTCAACAAATTGATTCGCTACTCCCTCTTCAGCATGTCTTGTAGCAGATGGTATTTTCCCCGAAGATTTTATTGGTCTGTTTGGATTTGATACATCAAGGTCTGGAAGCCCAGCTTCTTTCCTAACTTTCGGTGACCCTCCTTCAAAAATCAACCCTTCAAGTTCCTTTACATCAGTTTTACCTACCGCTATTGTATCAGTTTCTGGAACATTCCACTTTTTTCTTAAAGCGTCCAAATCTGTCTTACCAAAGTGGATATTACCATTACCAGTACCCTCAGTATCCTTTTGAATTGAACGTTCACTCACATGCTCTACTTTTACAGGCTCATCAACCTTTTTGACCGTCTCTACCTTAACCGAATCACCCAGCTTCTCCACATCACGCTTGGACATAAACCTTCCATCAGCTCTGCGATAGCGATTATGAACAGGATCGTAGGTTACCTTACCAATCATCTGCATCGTCTGCTGCTTCACATTCTGCAAGGTCTCTCTCACCGTCTGCTGGGCAAGTGCTGGACCTGCAGGTGCTAGCTCCGGCCCCAGTCTTGGCATACTGCTGTCTAGGATGTTGTTATACGTTTTATGTAGCGACTGTGTCCAAGAGGCCGGTGCATTTTTGACGCTTTGGTAGGCTTGCTTTGTGACGTTGGCAACAGCGCTTGTGCGAAGCGTGTTGCGCATGTTGTTGAGCTTTTCGGTTCCTTTGGTCGCAAGGCTTTGTCCCATTTTCCCCGCTACCTTCGTAGAAAGCGCTCCAGCTCCAGCAATTCCTAATGCTTGCAGAAGACTTGCTTTACGCTGCTCTTCACTGATTTTATTCCCGAACATGTCGCGTCCGGTCATGTATTCTCCTAGTCCGTTTGCAGCCACAAGACCGTAGAGGCCTTTTTCGGTTTGCTCCAGGACTTTGAAGGATTTGGCGGATTTGTAGGCGTCTAGGGCGTGATCCGCTGCGCTTAGGCCTTTAGCCGTTTTGTAGATGGCTTTTCCACCTTTTGCGGCTCTTCCTACCCAGCCGACAACCGGAATGAAGCCGGCTGCTGCCATGGCTCCTGCTGCGACGCGCTGTGAGGTAGAAAGTTTTTCACCCGTAACAGGGTCCACGCCTTCTGCTGCTCGTTTATAATCATAATATCCGCTGACCTCTCCTGTAAAGGTAGAAACCGCGTCCCACGTTTTTTCGTACCACGGCTTGTTTGCTTCTTCTTCTTGCTTTTTTTCCAGCTCGTATACTTCTTCTTGCTGCTTGTTGTAGTCAACATATGAAGTTGCATAGTCGTTTAGCTTTGTTTGAACTTTATACAGTTCGCTGTCGTGATAGGCTTTTTCGTCAAAGGCAAGCTGATAGACACTTCCTCCTTGACTCGTA
The genomic region above belongs to Priestia megaterium and contains:
- a CDS encoding ribonuclease YeeF family protein; translated protein: MGKVYDAKALFDVAKDREKAYDELLSQLGELKKALQGVADLDGSLEGKGADNIKSFYKQHADTAGQWENLIKMQQSYFSTLHVKAEKAKLSGSTIVTESFLETELKNANSNAKEMVAQQHDDLQSILNGIDDIVSISAFSTSEFNDKIEEAEKKRTDTIEAVNQLDAEWSKEYSEMDDFYAVVDTLVSGLELATSQGGSVYQLAFDEKAYHDSELYKVQTKLNDYATSYVDYNKQQEEVYELEKKQEEEANKPWYEKTWDAVSTFTGEVSGYYDYKRAAEGVDPVTGEKLSTSQRVAAGAMAAAGFIPVVGWVGRAAKGGKAIYKTAKGLSAADHALDAYKSAKSFKVLEQTEKGLYGLVAANGLGEYMTGRDMFGNKISEEQRKASLLQALGIAGAGALSTKVAGKMGQSLATKGTEKLNNMRNTLRTSAVANVTKQAYQSVKNAPASWTQSLHKTYNNILDSSMPRLGPELAPAGPALAQQTVRETLQNVKQQTMQMIGKVTYDPVHNRYRRADGRFMSKRDVEKLGDSVKVETVKKVDEPVKVEHVSERSIQKDTEGTGNGNIHFGKTDLDALRKKWNVPETDTIAVGKTDVKELEGLIFEGGSPKVRKEAGLPDLDVSNPNRPIKSSGKIPSATRHAEEGVANQFVEAVEKAGIQPQDVVGIFKLHQSNPSGVCPTCLSGLGNPKKDPGIIKQLSLKYPNLIVEVTSQAVEGTKVTGRLNFRVKNGVYID